The following proteins come from a genomic window of Brevibacillus antibioticus:
- a CDS encoding aminotransferase class V-fold PLP-dependent enzyme: MAIIYLDNAASTWPKPPAVKEMMAEVIEEFAANPGRGGHALAMKASKAVFRTRVQVSRLFGIQNPNNLFFYLNATQALNQAIKGFLQAGDHVISSSVEHNSVRRPIEYMRKNNQVEATFVEPREDHQFYVEDFAKAITPATRLIVVSHASNLTGVILPVAELGKLAKEHGITFLVDASQSAGVLPIDVEAMNIDMLAFPGHKGLYGPQGTGGLYVSSDIDLEPLIHGGTGSQSEAIDQPTTRPDRYESGTLNTVGLAGLQAGVDFVMEKGVDNIRQHEWELVKQTILGLQQIEGVHVYGPGIETERVGVVAFNIGEVDAAEVSFILDQQYGIATRSGFHCTPLGHQTAGTEQRGAVRASFGIFNSEKDVEALHNAVREIAAAFV; encoded by the coding sequence ATGGCGATCATCTATTTGGATAACGCAGCTTCTACATGGCCGAAGCCACCAGCAGTCAAAGAAATGATGGCCGAGGTCATCGAGGAATTTGCTGCAAATCCTGGCCGAGGTGGACATGCACTGGCGATGAAAGCAAGTAAAGCTGTGTTTCGGACACGAGTGCAAGTATCGCGGTTGTTTGGGATTCAAAACCCGAATAACCTCTTTTTTTATCTCAATGCCACTCAAGCGCTTAATCAGGCGATAAAAGGATTCTTACAAGCAGGTGATCATGTTATTTCTTCGTCTGTTGAGCATAATTCGGTAAGACGTCCCATCGAGTACATGCGCAAAAACAACCAAGTAGAAGCTACTTTTGTCGAGCCAAGAGAAGATCATCAATTCTATGTAGAGGATTTTGCCAAGGCAATTACGCCCGCGACGCGGTTAATCGTTGTGAGTCATGCTTCTAATCTGACAGGTGTCATCCTGCCTGTAGCCGAACTGGGGAAACTGGCAAAAGAGCACGGCATTACTTTTTTGGTGGATGCTTCTCAGTCTGCTGGTGTTTTGCCTATCGATGTAGAGGCAATGAATATTGATATGCTTGCTTTTCCTGGGCACAAAGGATTGTATGGTCCACAAGGTACAGGTGGTTTGTACGTGAGTAGTGATATTGATCTCGAGCCGTTGATTCATGGGGGGACAGGCAGTCAGTCTGAAGCGATCGATCAACCGACAACTCGTCCAGACCGATACGAAAGCGGGACACTCAATACGGTTGGTTTGGCAGGGCTGCAAGCAGGTGTTGATTTTGTCATGGAAAAAGGTGTGGACAACATTCGTCAACACGAATGGGAATTGGTGAAGCAAACAATCCTTGGATTGCAGCAAATCGAGGGTGTACATGTCTACGGACCAGGGATTGAGACCGAACGTGTAGGCGTGGTTGCTTTTAATATCGGAGAGGTGGATGCAGCAGAGGTGTCGTTTATCCTGGATCAACAATACGGGATTGCGACCAGATCGGGTTTTCATTGCACGCCACTGGGTCACCAGACTGCCGGTACCGAACAACGTGGAGCAGTTCGAGCCAGCTTTGGAATTTTCAACTCAGAGAAAGATGTAGAAGCGCTTCATAACGCTGTTCGGGAAATTGCAGCAGCGTTTGTGTAA
- a CDS encoding ParB/RepB/Spo0J family partition protein produces the protein MSRGLGKGLNALITSNLIEEGEQVKEVSLNEIRPNPYQPRKEFEQSAIDELAQSIKEHGIIQPLIVRKSIKGYELVAGERRLRAAKVAGLKEVPVVVKAYTDQQLMEIALIENLQRENLNPLEEAEAYDKLISHHDYTQEQLAQKIGKSRPHVANMLRLLQLPEKIRKMVSAGELSMGHSRALLGVTDKKVQQQLANDVVEKGLSVRQLEELVKQLNVSRETKKKKPAKNEPVLIQMEERLRSRFGTSVKIKKGSKRGKIEIDFYSQEDLERIIDMLNIEK, from the coding sequence ATGAGTAGAGGATTGGGAAAAGGACTGAATGCGCTAATTACTTCCAATCTCATCGAAGAAGGGGAACAGGTAAAAGAGGTTTCCCTCAATGAGATTCGTCCTAACCCTTATCAGCCCCGGAAAGAATTCGAGCAATCAGCTATAGATGAACTGGCACAGTCGATCAAAGAGCATGGGATCATCCAACCGCTGATTGTTCGGAAAAGCATCAAAGGTTACGAGCTGGTAGCTGGGGAAAGACGATTGCGTGCTGCAAAGGTAGCGGGGTTAAAAGAGGTGCCGGTAGTAGTAAAAGCATACACAGACCAGCAATTAATGGAGATTGCCCTGATTGAGAACTTGCAACGGGAAAATCTGAATCCACTCGAAGAGGCAGAGGCTTATGACAAGCTGATTTCCCACCATGATTATACGCAAGAACAGCTTGCACAAAAGATAGGGAAGAGTCGACCGCATGTAGCCAACATGCTGCGTTTGCTGCAACTGCCAGAGAAAATCCGGAAAATGGTCTCAGCAGGGGAACTATCCATGGGACATTCGCGTGCTTTGCTTGGGGTAACGGATAAGAAAGTACAACAACAGCTTGCAAATGACGTGGTGGAAAAAGGATTGAGTGTTCGTCAGCTGGAAGAGCTTGTGAAGCAGCTCAATGTTTCACGTGAAACAAAAAAGAAAAAGCCAGCGAAAAACGAGCCAGTATTGATTCAGATGGAGGAACGGCTGCGCAGCCGTTTTGGAACATCAGTCAAGATTAAAAAAGGATCGAAACGCGGCAAGATCGAAATTGACTTCTATTCACAAGAAGACTTGGAGCGAATCATCGATATGCTGAATATAGAGAAGTAA
- a CDS encoding diacylglycerol/lipid kinase family protein, producing the protein MLGVIVNPVSGNGTGLKVWRQIEPTLRRLGAPFHVRLTSGEGDAEKLSKELIQKEGVNKIIAVGGDGTVRGVVNGIYDSKQDCRFGLVPAGSGNDFARGHGIPMKPLQALERILSEKREKRIDLILLNGEVAVNSIGAGFDAQVAKITDQAAYKAWLNRYKLGALAYIISVIRVVCTYQPRDVVINVDGHEIRIEAVWLVVAANIPNYGGGMLICPDAIPDDGIADICVVSGVGRLGLLAAFSKIFTGAHRHHPGVHFYRGKQVTIQAAGQLPVHADGESVAPTPISAQVIEKRLTIFV; encoded by the coding sequence ATGTTGGGTGTAATCGTCAATCCTGTATCAGGTAATGGCACAGGGTTGAAAGTATGGAGGCAAATTGAGCCGACGCTACGACGTCTAGGAGCGCCTTTTCATGTCAGGTTGACATCAGGAGAGGGGGACGCGGAAAAATTATCAAAAGAGCTGATTCAAAAAGAGGGAGTAAATAAAATCATTGCTGTCGGAGGGGATGGAACGGTCCGAGGCGTGGTGAACGGGATATACGATTCGAAACAAGATTGTCGATTTGGATTGGTGCCGGCTGGCTCCGGGAATGATTTCGCTCGCGGGCACGGAATTCCGATGAAACCGTTACAGGCATTAGAGCGAATTCTGTCGGAAAAAAGGGAAAAGAGAATCGATCTGATTTTATTGAATGGAGAAGTAGCTGTGAATTCAATCGGGGCCGGATTCGATGCACAGGTAGCAAAGATAACGGATCAAGCTGCGTACAAAGCTTGGCTGAATCGGTACAAGCTAGGAGCACTCGCCTACATTATATCGGTGATTCGCGTCGTATGTACGTATCAGCCCCGTGACGTCGTAATAAATGTTGATGGTCATGAGATTCGTATAGAGGCTGTCTGGCTAGTTGTCGCTGCCAATATTCCGAATTACGGAGGCGGAATGCTGATCTGTCCTGATGCTATACCAGACGATGGCATTGCGGACATTTGCGTAGTAAGTGGTGTGGGTCGACTCGGATTGTTAGCCGCTTTTTCGAAAATATTCACAGGAGCTCACCGTCATCATCCGGGTGTCCATTTTTATAGGGGCAAGCAGGTAACGATACAAGCAGCAGGACAACTGCCTGTCCATGCAGACGGAGAAAGCGTGGCCCCAACGCCGATCAGCGCCCAAGTGATCGAAAAGCGCCTGACGATTTTTGTGTAA
- the noc gene encoding nucleoid occlusion protein, translated as MAVKDSFSRIFGLTDKTDNEEIKQIPVEEIVPNPYQPRTVFDDEKIDELCQTIRTHGLIQPIVVRVRDGRYELIAGERRLRATRKLGMERIPAIVKEFNDSQTASIALIENLQREGLTAIEEAVAYQKLIDLHNLTQESLAQRLGKGQSTIANKLRLLHLPQEIQNALLSRQVTERHARALIPLKDPELQNKVLLEILEREWNVKQTEVRVKQLLELAENPKSEKDAKPRWKAFSRDTRIAINTVRQSIDMVIQTGLPVETAEEDHDEFYQFTIRIPKNKETGK; from the coding sequence ATGGCAGTTAAAGATTCATTTTCTCGGATTTTTGGCTTGACGGACAAGACAGATAACGAAGAAATCAAACAAATACCGGTTGAGGAGATTGTACCGAATCCATATCAACCTCGTACTGTATTTGATGACGAGAAAATTGATGAGTTGTGTCAAACAATACGAACTCATGGGCTTATTCAACCGATTGTCGTGCGGGTTCGCGATGGTCGTTATGAATTGATTGCTGGGGAACGACGTTTGCGCGCAACTAGAAAATTGGGCATGGAGAGGATTCCTGCGATTGTCAAAGAGTTTAATGACTCGCAAACAGCCTCTATCGCATTGATTGAGAATTTGCAACGAGAAGGTTTGACAGCCATTGAAGAGGCAGTCGCATATCAAAAGCTAATTGATTTGCACAATTTGACGCAAGAGAGTCTTGCTCAACGTTTGGGCAAAGGACAATCGACAATCGCAAACAAACTGCGCTTGCTCCATTTGCCGCAAGAAATTCAAAATGCATTGTTGTCCAGACAAGTAACAGAGCGTCATGCAAGGGCTCTGATTCCGTTAAAAGATCCAGAATTACAAAATAAAGTACTACTGGAGATTTTGGAACGGGAATGGAATGTAAAACAGACGGAAGTGCGTGTGAAGCAGCTTCTGGAGTTGGCCGAGAACCCTAAATCGGAAAAAGATGCGAAGCCTCGTTGGAAGGCATTTTCAAGAGATACGCGGATTGCGATAAATACCGTTCGGCAATCAATCGATATGGTGATTCAGACGGGCCTACCTGTAGAGACGGCAGAAGAAGACCATGATGAATTCTATCAATTCACCATTCGTATTCCGAAAAACAAGGAAACAGGAAAATAA
- the yyaC gene encoding spore protease YyaC has translation MSTSDNRRDYSLPPFKVEYRSENADEHLAGHLAQRFRLNRFDDDLVIVCIGTDRSTGDALGPLVGTKLIAQSPRFLQVYGTLEDPVHAMNLKEKLELIHTNHPTAALIAVDACLGQFSHVGNINVINGPLKPGAGVKKELPPVGSFHITGIVNVGGFMEYFVLQNTRLSIVMNMADIIASGLAKAVTLASTPSRFDSVLYD, from the coding sequence ATGAGTACATCCGATAATCGCAGGGATTATTCTTTGCCACCTTTTAAAGTGGAATACCGCAGTGAAAACGCAGACGAGCATCTCGCCGGTCACCTTGCGCAGCGCTTTCGCTTAAATCGGTTCGATGACGACCTTGTCATTGTATGTATTGGGACAGACCGTTCTACTGGTGATGCTCTAGGTCCATTAGTAGGAACCAAGCTCATCGCACAGTCACCTCGTTTTTTGCAAGTGTACGGAACGCTTGAGGACCCTGTACACGCCATGAATCTTAAGGAAAAATTAGAGCTCATCCACACGAATCATCCGACAGCTGCACTCATTGCAGTCGATGCCTGTTTAGGTCAATTTAGCCACGTCGGAAATATCAATGTGATTAATGGTCCACTAAAACCAGGAGCAGGCGTTAAAAAAGAGCTGCCTCCTGTTGGTTCCTTTCACATTACTGGGATTGTCAACGTAGGAGGATTCATGGAGTATTTTGTCCTTCAAAATACCCGCCTCTCCATCGTTATGAACATGGCAGATATCATAGCTTCCGGACTGGCAAAAGCCGTAACACTGGCTTCTACGCCGAGTCGATTCGATAGTGTCTTATATGATTGA
- a CDS encoding MgtC/SapB family protein: protein MGWEREGFIKDVSRQRGAGFRAYSLVSFGSCLCGLASIYGFSLGGVNHDPGRVAAQVVTGMGFLGVGAIIKFNGTVKGLTTTAGMYVTMIVHYDRCRGFSYLTLVFHRLFPQLFSVTKISHPTDESIGSDERPKHRDDQD from the coding sequence ATGGGATGGGAGCGAGAGGGATTTATAAAGGATGTGAGTAGGCAAAGAGGCGCTGGGTTTCGAGCGTATAGTCTCGTTTCCTTTGGTTCGTGTCTTTGTGGACTAGCTTCCATTTACGGTTTTTCTTTGGGTGGCGTTAATCATGATCCGGGGAGAGTAGCTGCACAAGTCGTGACGGGCATGGGATTTTTGGGAGTGGGAGCTATTATTAAATTCAATGGTACGGTAAAAGGGCTGACGACGACAGCAGGGATGTATGTCACTATGATCGTTCACTATGATCGTTGCCGAGGTTTTTCGTACCTGACGTTAGTCTTTCATAGACTTTTTCCTCAGTTGTTCTCTGTCACCAAAATTTCACATCCTACTGATGAGAGCATTGGAAGTGATGAGAGGCCGAAGCACCGTGACGATCAAGATTGA
- a CDS encoding ParA family protein, with translation MGKIIAVANQKGGVGKTTTSVNLSACLAALGKKVLLVDIDPQGNATSGIGVNKADVKYCIYDVLINDINPVDATLPTEIEGLMIIPATIQLAGAEIELVPTISREVRLKKALEVVKDKYDYVIIDCPPSLGILTVNSLTASDSVLIPIQCEYYALEGLSQLLNTIRLVQKHLNSQLAIEGVVLTMLDARTNLGLQVIEEVKKYFQDKVYKTIIPRNVRLSEAPSHGQAIITYDPRSRGAEVYTDLAKEVVGV, from the coding sequence TTGGGAAAAATCATTGCGGTTGCGAACCAGAAAGGCGGCGTCGGGAAAACGACTACGTCCGTCAATCTAAGTGCTTGTTTGGCCGCATTGGGGAAAAAGGTGCTGCTGGTTGATATTGATCCGCAAGGAAATGCCACCAGTGGGATCGGGGTAAATAAGGCAGATGTTAAGTACTGCATTTATGATGTCCTGATCAATGATATCAACCCCGTCGATGCGACTTTACCAACTGAAATTGAAGGATTAATGATCATTCCTGCCACCATTCAATTGGCAGGTGCGGAAATCGAGCTGGTTCCTACGATTTCCCGTGAGGTTCGTCTGAAAAAGGCGCTGGAAGTAGTCAAGGACAAGTACGATTACGTCATCATCGATTGTCCGCCATCCTTAGGGATATTGACCGTTAATTCTTTGACAGCATCTGATTCCGTCTTAATTCCAATCCAGTGTGAGTACTATGCGCTAGAGGGATTGAGCCAACTGTTGAACACGATTCGTTTGGTCCAAAAACACTTGAATTCACAGCTTGCCATTGAAGGTGTCGTGCTGACGATGCTGGATGCACGGACGAATCTCGGTTTGCAAGTGATTGAAGAAGTGAAAAAGTATTTTCAGGACAAAGTATACAAGACAATTATTCCTCGAAATGTTCGCTTGAGTGAAGCACCGTCACACGGACAAGCCATCATTACGTACGATCCACGCTCACGAGGAGCGGAAGTCTATACTGATTTGGCGAAGGAAGTGGTAGGGGTATGA
- a CDS encoding DUF3343 domain-containing protein → MGGETVLIAFDSTQQALRAEMLLEYEDIEIDTRPTPKEITAGCALSIEFPLSDYLRAKAIMMEQQVVIRGYFRQFFGQYSEVDENGEQKEREE, encoded by the coding sequence ATGGGAGGAGAGACAGTGCTGATCGCATTTGATTCCACGCAGCAAGCCTTGCGGGCAGAAATGTTGCTGGAGTACGAAGATATTGAGATCGATACAAGACCAACACCAAAAGAAATAACGGCAGGCTGTGCCCTTTCCATTGAGTTCCCACTGTCGGATTACTTACGAGCGAAGGCGATCATGATGGAACAGCAAGTGGTAATACGAGGATACTTCCGTCAGTTTTTCGGCCAGTATAGCGAGGTGGATGAAAACGGGGAGCAGAAGGAGCGGGAGGAATGA
- a CDS encoding DUF554 domain-containing protein, translated as MILLGTLVNAGAIILGALLGRMLKRIPESMRQTVMQGIALAVFILGIKMCMGSDNFLLVIISIVLGTVLGEWIGIEKGLTNLGHWLERKMGGSQGSIATGFITGTLVYCIGAMAVLGSLDSGLRNNHDVLFMKALLDGFSSIIFASTLGIGVIFSAVPVFLYQSAIALLSTSIYSVVSETMLDAILVEVTAVGGLMIIAIGLNVLEIKQIRVANMMPALVIAAVGVPFIDWISKLLS; from the coding sequence GTGATCTTGCTGGGAACATTGGTCAACGCCGGAGCAATCATCTTAGGAGCATTGTTAGGCAGAATGTTGAAGCGAATTCCGGAGTCGATGCGACAAACCGTCATGCAAGGAATTGCTCTGGCCGTATTCATATTGGGCATTAAAATGTGCATGGGTTCAGATAATTTTTTACTCGTGATTATCAGTATTGTGCTAGGAACAGTGCTAGGTGAATGGATTGGGATTGAAAAAGGCTTAACCAATCTGGGGCACTGGCTGGAGAGGAAAATGGGGGGGAGCCAAGGCAGTATCGCCACTGGTTTTATCACGGGGACGCTGGTGTACTGTATTGGAGCCATGGCTGTACTGGGTTCATTGGACAGTGGTTTGCGTAACAACCATGATGTGCTGTTTATGAAAGCATTGCTAGACGGCTTCTCTTCGATCATTTTCGCATCAACGCTAGGAATCGGTGTCATCTTTTCGGCTGTGCCCGTGTTTTTATATCAAAGCGCGATTGCGTTATTATCTACGAGCATTTACAGTGTGGTGAGCGAAACGATGCTGGATGCGATCTTGGTAGAAGTAACGGCGGTAGGTGGCTTGATGATTATTGCCATTGGACTAAACGTTTTGGAGATCAAACAGATAAGGGTAGCCAACATGATGCCAGCATTAGTGATCGCAGCAGTTGGCGTTCCTTTTATCGATTGGATTTCAAAGCTACTTTCATAG
- a CDS encoding mechanosensitive ion channel family protein gives MNQAGFFERIYAQVYAYVTDSDMWVNIGMVVLKIAAIILLSRIVVSVVQSGVNKVFQHRHGSKIQMDQRRVDTMRVLVNNVVRYGIYFLAILMILQLLGIDLRPVLVSAGVLGLAVGFGAQSLVRDIITGFFIIFEDQFAVGDVVTINNLTGTVQEIGLRITKVRSWTGEVHIFPNGTINQVTNFSLQNTLAVVDVSVAYEEDLNQVESVLKEVLASARAELTDIVAEPQILGVHALGPSEVIIRVTAECKPNTHHGVNRNLRAKIRSELTNRGIQIPYPKIVAVSGKGTV, from the coding sequence ATGAATCAAGCTGGTTTTTTTGAGCGAATTTATGCCCAGGTATATGCGTATGTGACAGATTCAGATATGTGGGTAAATATAGGGATGGTTGTACTGAAAATCGCAGCGATCATCCTGTTATCGCGCATTGTCGTTTCCGTGGTGCAATCAGGCGTAAATAAAGTGTTCCAGCACCGCCATGGAAGCAAGATTCAAATGGATCAACGCCGAGTGGACACGATGCGGGTGCTCGTCAACAATGTCGTGCGGTACGGCATATACTTTTTGGCGATTCTCATGATTTTGCAGCTGTTGGGCATTGATTTGCGCCCTGTTTTGGTAAGCGCAGGGGTACTGGGGCTGGCAGTCGGTTTCGGGGCGCAGAGTCTAGTGCGTGATATCATTACGGGATTCTTCATTATTTTTGAGGACCAATTTGCTGTCGGAGACGTCGTAACGATCAACAATTTGACGGGCACGGTGCAGGAGATTGGTCTGCGCATTACAAAGGTGCGAAGCTGGACCGGTGAGGTACACATCTTTCCAAACGGCACGATTAATCAGGTGACCAACTTTTCTTTGCAAAATACGTTAGCGGTTGTCGACGTTTCTGTAGCGTATGAAGAAGATCTGAATCAAGTTGAGTCTGTGCTCAAAGAAGTATTGGCATCGGCTCGAGCAGAATTGACGGATATCGTAGCCGAGCCACAAATTTTGGGAGTACATGCACTGGGACCTTCCGAAGTCATCATCCGGGTTACGGCTGAGTGCAAGCCAAACACGCATCACGGGGTCAATCGAAATTTGCGTGCCAAGATCAGATCGGAATTAACCAACCGCGGCATTCAAATTCCGTATCCAAAAATCGTCGCGGTGTCTGGAAAGGGAACAGTGTAG